A stretch of Caldanaerobius polysaccharolyticus DSM 13641 DNA encodes these proteins:
- the pduL gene encoding phosphate propanoyltransferase has product MEEWLVELVTKAVKETLAQRTGLKIPVAVSARHVHLSKQHFEMLFGEGYELKKKKELMGGQFAAEECVTVVGKKLSAIENVRIVGPLRKFTQVEVSRTDAVKLGLDPPVRESGKIEGSAPITIVGPKGAVSLNEGCIIASRHIHMSLEDAERFGVSDNQKVSVKVFGERGGILHNVQVRVDKAFTLEMHIDTDEANALGITSGSLVEILK; this is encoded by the coding sequence ATGGAGGAATGGCTGGTAGAGCTGGTGACAAAGGCCGTAAAAGAGACGCTGGCTCAAAGAACTGGATTAAAGATACCTGTTGCTGTGTCAGCGCGCCATGTTCACCTTTCGAAGCAACATTTTGAAATGCTTTTTGGAGAAGGATACGAGCTTAAAAAGAAAAAGGAACTTATGGGTGGCCAGTTTGCGGCGGAGGAATGTGTAACCGTTGTAGGAAAGAAACTCAGCGCCATAGAAAACGTGAGGATTGTGGGGCCTTTGAGAAAGTTTACACAGGTAGAGGTATCCAGAACCGACGCTGTAAAGCTGGGCTTGGATCCACCTGTAAGGGAGTCAGGCAAAATAGAAGGTTCGGCACCTATAACGATAGTAGGGCCTAAAGGTGCGGTGTCTTTAAATGAGGGCTGCATTATTGCCAGCAGGCACATTCACATGTCATTGGAGGATGCCGAAAGGTTTGGGGTGTCTGATAACCAAAAGGTGTCAGTTAAGGTTTTTGGAGAAAGAGGTGGCATCCTCCACAATGTGCAGGTTAGGGTTGACAAGGCGTTTACCCTTGAGATGCACATTGATACCGATGAAGCTAATGCCTTAGGTATTACGAGCGGTTCCCTTGTGGAGATATTAAAATGA
- a CDS encoding EutN/CcmL family microcompartment protein, with protein sequence MKALIIAKVVGTVISTRKNSNLVGNKFLIVEPIDEMNFKSKSRIVAVDNVGAGVGEIVLVVFGSAARVGCNAQSAPIDAAVVGIVDNIKDVIINE encoded by the coding sequence ATGAAGGCGTTGATAATTGCAAAAGTAGTGGGAACTGTTATTTCAACGCGCAAAAACAGCAACCTTGTAGGCAACAAGTTTTTGATCGTTGAACCGATAGATGAGATGAATTTTAAAAGTAAAAGCAGGATTGTGGCTGTGGACAACGTGGGAGCTGGTGTAGGCGAAATTGTACTGGTGGTTTTTGGGAGTGCAGCGAGAGTTGGTTGCAATGCGCAGAGCGCCCCAATAGATGCGGCGGTAGTAGGCATTGTGGACAACATAAAAGACGTGATAATAAATGAATGA
- a CDS encoding SLBB domain-containing protein has protein sequence MLLEELKSIVFNNGIVGAGGAGFPTHEKLAGGIEAVILNGAECEPLLRVDRQLLARHTDDILKALHLIVEASGAEKGIVALKDTYTAAIYAVKKAIKKYPKLEIKILPDVYPAGDEVVLVYEATGRIVPEGSIPISVGVVVVNAETALNVYRAAYLNLPVTDKYVTVTGAVKNPVTFKVPIGTTVGELIEQAGGATETDYKVIMGGPMMGSVVSENIPVTKTTKAVIVLPSDHPVVLKKQANIKVSVKRAMSACSQCQMCTDLCPRHLLSYSIKPHKVMNAVAHGITADVEAYTSTMSCSECGLCEMYSCHQSLAPRSIIKEVKALLRQNGVKNLHRKRHQSAHPFRQDRMVPMERLISRLGLDRYNVDAPVFDGKFKPWKVCIPLSQHVGVPAEAVVKAGDVVEKGDLIANVPEGKLGAKVHASIDGVVTAVDKRGITIESRGEGQWIKQSD, from the coding sequence ATGCTTTTAGAAGAGCTTAAAAGCATCGTATTCAACAATGGCATTGTAGGCGCTGGAGGAGCGGGCTTTCCTACCCATGAAAAGCTGGCCGGTGGCATAGAAGCCGTTATATTAAATGGCGCTGAGTGTGAACCGCTTCTCAGGGTAGATAGACAACTATTGGCACGGCATACTGATGACATTTTAAAGGCATTGCATTTGATAGTGGAGGCCTCAGGAGCTGAAAAGGGAATTGTGGCGTTAAAAGACACCTATACTGCCGCGATTTACGCTGTAAAAAAAGCGATAAAGAAATATCCTAAACTGGAGATTAAGATTTTACCAGATGTGTATCCAGCAGGGGATGAAGTGGTGCTGGTTTATGAAGCTACCGGTAGGATCGTTCCAGAAGGGTCTATACCTATCTCGGTGGGTGTGGTAGTGGTTAACGCAGAAACGGCTCTTAATGTATACAGAGCTGCTTACCTGAATTTACCTGTAACTGACAAATACGTGACAGTCACAGGGGCTGTTAAAAACCCTGTTACTTTTAAAGTACCTATAGGCACTACCGTAGGTGAACTTATAGAGCAGGCCGGAGGAGCTACAGAAACCGACTATAAGGTCATAATGGGTGGTCCCATGATGGGGAGTGTGGTTAGCGAAAATATACCAGTGACAAAAACCACCAAGGCTGTAATAGTGCTCCCCAGCGACCACCCAGTGGTTTTAAAAAAGCAGGCAAATATAAAGGTGAGCGTTAAGCGGGCAATGTCAGCCTGTTCTCAATGCCAGATGTGCACGGACTTGTGCCCAAGGCATCTGTTGAGCTATTCTATAAAGCCCCATAAGGTTATGAACGCTGTGGCCCACGGAATCACGGCTGATGTCGAGGCTTATACATCTACCATGTCGTGCTCGGAGTGCGGCCTTTGCGAGATGTATTCATGTCACCAAAGTTTAGCTCCTAGATCTATTATAAAAGAGGTTAAAGCTTTATTGAGGCAAAACGGCGTTAAAAATCTCCACAGAAAAAGACATCAGAGTGCTCATCCTTTCAGGCAAGACAGAATGGTGCCGATGGAAAGGCTTATCTCGCGCTTGGGGTTGGATAGGTACAACGTTGATGCACCGGTATTTGACGGTAAGTTTAAGCCATGGAAGGTATGCATCCCGCTAAGTCAGCATGTGGGAGTGCCTGCCGAGGCTGTGGTAAAAGCAGGAGATGTGGTTGAGAAAGGTGATTTGATCGCAAATGTCCCTGAAGGCAAACTGGGAGCCAAGGTACATGCCAGCATAGACGGAGTTGTAACAGCGGTAGACAAACGCGGCATCACCATAGAGTCGAGAGGTGAAGGGCAATGGATAAAGCAATCGGATTAG
- a CDS encoding BMC domain-containing protein: MDKAIGLVEYKSVATGITAADQMVKVADVEIIEAQTVCPGKYIVMICGKLSAVIAAVEKGEREFSEDVIDSFVLGNPHEAIFKALNGTSEINDVEALGIIETFSVASIIVAADAAAKAAKVNLIEIRVARGMCGKSYLLLTGELAAVQAAIDAGYKKASESGMLLNKTVIPNPDKKIWEKII; the protein is encoded by the coding sequence ATGGATAAAGCAATCGGATTAGTAGAGTACAAATCTGTAGCCACGGGAATTACTGCCGCCGATCAGATGGTGAAAGTCGCCGATGTAGAGATAATAGAAGCGCAAACGGTGTGTCCAGGTAAGTATATTGTGATGATTTGCGGCAAGTTGAGCGCTGTAATTGCCGCCGTGGAAAAAGGTGAAAGGGAATTTTCTGAGGATGTAATAGACAGCTTTGTCCTCGGGAACCCTCATGAGGCCATATTTAAGGCTTTGAACGGCACATCGGAAATAAATGACGTTGAAGCACTGGGTATAATAGAGACATTTTCCGTTGCGTCTATCATTGTAGCCGCTGACGCCGCAGCTAAGGCGGCAAAAGTCAACCTTATAGAGATCAGGGTTGCCAGGGGGATGTGCGGCAAGTCTTACCTGTTGCTGACAGGGGAGCTGGCGGCAGTACAAGCGGCAATCGATGCAGGGTACAAAAAGGCCTCGGAAAGTGGGATGTTATTGAATAAAACTGTAATTCCAAACCCGGACAAGAAAATATGGGAAAAAATAATATAA